In Oncorhynchus clarkii lewisi isolate Uvic-CL-2024 chromosome 2, UVic_Ocla_1.0, whole genome shotgun sequence, one DNA window encodes the following:
- the LOC139374652 gene encoding probable fructose-2,6-bisphosphatase TIGAR A isoform X2 produces MLTFGITIVRHGETEWNKKGLLQGQAIDSSLSDIGMQQAEAAGKYLKDVKFTNVFVSDMARARQTCEAIVKHNSSCSGLEIVTDPSLKERSFGSAEGGLVVDMKNMATAAGQSWLDFTPPGGETIEQMKMRIKEFLEHLFQRMVADHCRPGQRETGMPEGALAGKPDDGTRDVPAHALVVSHGALIRVAMRYLVDELKCPLPQGLDMSHVIALCPNTGICRFIFTVTKGDAGVTLSAIRCVFINRCEHI; encoded by the exons ATGCTTACCTTTGGCATAACGATAGTTCGACA tgGTGAAACAGAATGGAATAAAAAAGGCCTCCTACAAG GCCAGGCGATAGACTCGTCTCTATCAGACATAGGGATGCAGCAGGCAGAGGCTGCAGGAAAATATCTCAAAGACGTCAAGTTCACCAACGTGTTTGTCAGTGACATGGCCCGTGCCCGCCAG ACTTGCGAAGCAATTGTAAAACACAACAGTAGTTGCTCTGGCCTAGAAATTGTCACCGATCCATCACTTAAAGAGAGG AGTTTTGGGAGTGCCGAGGGGGGCTTGGTGGTGGACATGAAGAACATGGCTACAGCGGCTGGTCAATCGTGGCTGGACTTCACTCCTCCAGGGGGAGAGACTATAGAACAG ATGAAGATGCGGATCAAAGAGTTTCTGGAGCACCTGTTCCAGCGCATGGTGGCTGACCACTGCAGACcaggacagagggagacagggatgcCAGAGGGGGCTCTTGCAGGCAAGCCAGATGATGGGACCAGAGATGTTCCTGCCCATGCCCTGGTGGTCAGCCATGGGGCCCTAATACGTGTGGCCATGCGCTACCTTGTGGATGAGCTAAAGTGTCCTTTACCCCAGGGGTTGGACATGTCCCATGTGATCGCTCTCTGTCCCAACACGGGTATATGTCGGTTTATCTTCACTGTGACAAAAGGGGATGCGGGCGTCACTCTCTCAGCCATCCGCTGTGTCTTCATCAACAGGTGCGAGCACATCTaa
- the LOC139374652 gene encoding probable fructose-2,6-bisphosphatase TIGAR A isoform X1 encodes MLTFGITIVRHFFPPSGETEWNKKGLLQGQAIDSSLSDIGMQQAEAAGKYLKDVKFTNVFVSDMARARQTCEAIVKHNSSCSGLEIVTDPSLKERSFGSAEGGLVVDMKNMATAAGQSWLDFTPPGGETIEQMKMRIKEFLEHLFQRMVADHCRPGQRETGMPEGALAGKPDDGTRDVPAHALVVSHGALIRVAMRYLVDELKCPLPQGLDMSHVIALCPNTGICRFIFTVTKGDAGVTLSAIRCVFINRCEHI; translated from the exons ATGCTTACCTTTGGCATAACGATAGTTCGACA tttttttccccccagtgGTGAAACAGAATGGAATAAAAAAGGCCTCCTACAAG GCCAGGCGATAGACTCGTCTCTATCAGACATAGGGATGCAGCAGGCAGAGGCTGCAGGAAAATATCTCAAAGACGTCAAGTTCACCAACGTGTTTGTCAGTGACATGGCCCGTGCCCGCCAG ACTTGCGAAGCAATTGTAAAACACAACAGTAGTTGCTCTGGCCTAGAAATTGTCACCGATCCATCACTTAAAGAGAGG AGTTTTGGGAGTGCCGAGGGGGGCTTGGTGGTGGACATGAAGAACATGGCTACAGCGGCTGGTCAATCGTGGCTGGACTTCACTCCTCCAGGGGGAGAGACTATAGAACAG ATGAAGATGCGGATCAAAGAGTTTCTGGAGCACCTGTTCCAGCGCATGGTGGCTGACCACTGCAGACcaggacagagggagacagggatgcCAGAGGGGGCTCTTGCAGGCAAGCCAGATGATGGGACCAGAGATGTTCCTGCCCATGCCCTGGTGGTCAGCCATGGGGCCCTAATACGTGTGGCCATGCGCTACCTTGTGGATGAGCTAAAGTGTCCTTTACCCCAGGGGTTGGACATGTCCCATGTGATCGCTCTCTGTCCCAACACGGGTATATGTCGGTTTATCTTCACTGTGACAAAAGGGGATGCGGGCGTCACTCTCTCAGCCATCCGCTGTGTCTTCATCAACAGGTGCGAGCACATCTaa
- the LOC139374673 gene encoding fibroblast growth factor 23-like: protein MQPALVVIWLAALQQSIPVNCFPVHLDLSPPHRTIKGILARSESVDTGHYLWKVNLNGHVKKAIFTNSFVVLPIRTETSDFVSILDLKSKRFLCVDVEEKWFSSMMFSRKQCLFQHRRMENHVDVFYSSSNGLLLLLEGAEIPVKGYDLLKRHMVYRRKRSQQENPDADSMEDQDLAMQQDQERAGAISKETITSCDDPLRVLHSNSPGSPTKMAVQKADKVAQGGLAV from the exons ATGCAACCGGCTCTCGTCGTGATCTGGCTGGCCGCTCTACAACAATCCATTCCGGTCAATTGTTTCCCTGTACACCTAGACCTGTCGCCGCCGCACAGGACAATCAAAGGAATCCTCGCGCGCTCCGAGTCTGTCGACACAGGACATTATTTATGGAAGGTGAATTTGAATGGACATGTAAAGAAAGCCATCTTCACAAACTCTTTCG TTGTCCTCCCAATAAGAACAGAAACAAGTGACTTTGTGTCAATATTGGACTTGAAAAGTAAACGTTTCTTATGTGTCGACGTCGAGGAAAAGTGGTTCAGTTCT ATGATGTTCAGCAGGAAACAGTGCCTTTTCCAGCACAGGCGGATGGAGAACCATGTTGACGTGTTCTATTCATCCAGCAATGGACTGTTGCTCCTACTGGAAGGGGCTGAGATCCCTGTGAAAGGGTATGACTTGTTAAAGAGACACATGGTTTACAGAAGGAAGAGGAGCCAACAGGAGAACCCAGATGCAGACTCCATGGAGGATCAGGACCTGGCTATGCAACAGGACCAAGAACGAGCTGGCGCCATTTCCAAGGAGACCATCACTTCTTGTGACGACCCTTTGCGGGTGTTGCATTCCAATAGCCCAGGCAGTCCTACCAAAATGGCTGTGCAAAAGGCAGACAAAGTGGCCCAGGGTGGTCTAGCGGTCTAA
- the LOC139374433 gene encoding fibroblast growth factor 6-like translates to MSYEASTHWTLTAIVLLGYLVGIVSSYPIPSRTNATLLEKRWETLFSRSILGISGERSDLNWESDYLLGIKRVRRLYCNVGIGFHLQVLPDGRINGVHNENQYSLLEISTVERGVVSLYGVKSELFVAMNGRGRLYGTTVFHDECKFRESMLPNNYNAYESSVYRGSYIALSKHGRLKRGKKATTAMTVTHFLPRI, encoded by the exons ATGTCCTACGAGGCCAGCACGCACTGGACGTTGACTGCGATTGTTCTCTTGGGGTACCTAGTCGGGATTGTGTCATCATATCCTATTCCAAGCAGGACAAATGCAACTTTATTGGAGAAAAGATGGGAGACCCTCTTCTCCCGCTCCATTCTGGGCATCTCGGGGGAGAGATCGGACCTGAACTGGGAGAGTGACTATTTGCTAGGTATCAAAAGAGTGCGGAGGCTCTACTGCAACGTGGGCATCGGGTTTCACCTCCAGGTCCTCCCAGACGGCAGGATAAATGGTGTACATAATGAAAACCAGTACA GTCTATTAGAGATCTCAACGGTAGAGCGAGGAGTGGTTAGCTTGTATGGTGTGAAAAGTGAGCTGTTTGTCGCAATGAATGGCCGAGGAAGGTTATACGGAACG ACAGTCTTCCATGATGAGTGCAAGTTCAGAGAGAGCATGCTTCCAAACAACTACAACGCCTATGAGTCTTCCGTTTACAGAGGCTCCTACATTGCTCTCAGCAAGCATGGCCGTCTGAAGAGAGGCAAAAAGGCCACCACTGCCATGACTGTGACACACTTCCTCCCCCGAATATGA